The proteins below are encoded in one region of Pelagibacterium flavum:
- a CDS encoding EAL domain-containing protein gives MFLSDTPGVRDAFERLRRIGVGLSVDDFGTGYSNLRSLETFPVTEIKVDRSFVGELTTNPSKRVVVRAIIELGRALGVTIVAEGIAASLARSGKSDDGGFGCIRSISAKRPRLRQSAKRPHFQHLGRQDPC, from the coding sequence ATGTTTCTCAGCGACACACCCGGTGTCAGGGATGCCTTCGAACGGCTGCGCCGGATCGGTGTCGGACTTTCGGTCGACGACTTCGGCACGGGCTATTCGAACCTGCGCTCGCTCGAAACCTTTCCGGTTACCGAGATTAAGGTGGACCGCTCCTTTGTCGGGGAACTGACGACAAATCCATCAAAAAGGGTGGTCGTGCGCGCCATCATCGAGCTGGGACGGGCCCTTGGCGTGACCATTGTTGCAGAGGGCATCGCCGCAAGCCTTGCGCGGTCCGGCAAATCGGACGACGGCGGCTTCGGATGCATTCGGTCCATAAGCGCAAAACGGCCCCGATTGCGCCAGTCGGCAAAGCGCCCTCACTTCCAACATTTGGGCCGCCAAGACCCTTGCTGA